From a single Collimonas pratensis genomic region:
- a CDS encoding LacI family DNA-binding transcriptional regulator: MRPSIKQVALEAGVSIATVSRLLNQPDSVSVDTASKVNQAIEALGFRPNFTGRNLRAGRSHTVGVVVPTLSNTVFAQCLQGIETAARQRDYSVMFTATEYRQQDEAAAVELLLAHRVDGVILTVADAEASTTLDVLDRERIPYVLVYNQPQQSTRPSVSVDNHAAAYDAVTHLIKLGHRRIQMLAGQFHASDRALQRYHGYLQAMQQHGLTLLAPIEVARHTYTSLALEYLQTFRDPLQRPSALFCSNDLLALSVMRDLRALGLRVPDDVSVMGFDGIPLGELMDPILSSVEQPSEQIGGLALRTLVTAIEETQDGYQAASSHILPHTVRIGASVKPFTNPL, from the coding sequence ATGCGTCCATCCATCAAGCAAGTGGCTCTAGAAGCCGGCGTCTCTATCGCCACCGTCTCGCGTCTGCTGAATCAGCCGGACTCAGTCAGCGTCGATACCGCCAGCAAAGTCAATCAGGCCATCGAGGCGCTCGGCTTCCGGCCGAACTTCACCGGGCGTAATCTGCGTGCCGGCCGTTCGCATACGGTGGGCGTGGTGGTGCCGACTTTATCCAATACGGTGTTTGCGCAGTGCCTGCAGGGTATAGAAACGGCGGCGCGCCAGCGCGATTATTCGGTCATGTTCACCGCCACCGAATACCGCCAGCAAGATGAAGCCGCAGCAGTGGAGCTGTTGCTGGCGCATCGTGTGGACGGCGTCATCCTGACCGTCGCCGATGCCGAAGCCAGCACGACGCTGGATGTGCTGGATCGCGAAAGAATCCCTTACGTGCTGGTGTATAACCAGCCGCAACAGAGCACACGGCCATCGGTGTCGGTCGATAATCACGCCGCTGCCTATGACGCGGTAACCCACCTGATCAAGCTCGGCCACCGCCGCATCCAGATGCTGGCCGGCCAATTCCATGCTTCGGACCGCGCTTTGCAACGCTATCACGGCTATCTGCAGGCGATGCAGCAACACGGCCTGACGCTGCTGGCGCCGATCGAAGTTGCGCGCCATACCTACACTTCGCTCGCGCTCGAATACCTGCAGACATTCCGTGATCCGCTGCAACGGCCGAGCGCCCTGTTTTGCTCCAATGACTTGCTGGCCCTGAGCGTGATGCGCGACCTGCGCGCACTCGGCCTGCGCGTGCCGGACGACGTCTCGGTCATGGGCTTCGACGGCATCCCCCTGGGCGAGCTGATGGATCCGATACTGAGCAGCGTCGAACAGCCGTCCGAACAGATCGGCGGACTTGCACTGCGCACGCTGGTGACAGCGATCGAAGAAACGCAAGATGGCTATCAAGCCGCCAGCTCGCACATATTGCCGCATACCGTCCGCATCGGCGCCTCGGTCAAGCCCTTCACGAATCCCC
- a CDS encoding GNAT family N-acetyltransferase, producing MPAVIVPSVILVQALETDFEELLALRIAAMRASLERIGRFDPLRARERFASGFSPACTRHVSVDGERLGFVVLKPGQDQWLLDHLYIRPGHQGQGIGAAVLAQVFKEVDTAGLPLRVGALKGSDANRFYQRHGFELLAEEEWDIYYLRPPRLNVEK from the coding sequence ATGCCGGCAGTTATCGTCCCCTCTGTCATCCTGGTCCAGGCATTGGAAACGGATTTTGAAGAATTGCTGGCCTTGCGTATCGCCGCCATGCGCGCAAGCCTTGAACGTATCGGCCGCTTTGATCCCTTGCGCGCCAGGGAGCGCTTTGCTTCCGGGTTTTCCCCAGCCTGCACCCGGCATGTCAGCGTCGATGGCGAGCGGCTAGGCTTTGTCGTCCTCAAACCTGGCCAGGATCAATGGCTGCTGGACCATCTCTATATACGCCCCGGTCATCAGGGGCAGGGTATAGGTGCAGCGGTGCTGGCCCAGGTATTCAAAGAGGTCGATACGGCAGGATTGCCGCTGCGGGTCGGCGCCCTAAAAGGCAGCGACGCCAATCGCTTCTATCAGCGCCATGGCTTTGAGCTGCTGGCCGAAGAGGAATGGGACATCTACTATCTGCGTCCGCCACGCCTTAATGTAGAAAAATAA